Below is a genomic region from Nitrospira sp..
GCGACGCGCGGGCACACAGCAGGATGAATCTCGCCTCGGAAAACCGGGACGATGCCGCCGCCCTCTTCAATCCGGAGATCGAAGCGAGCGGGGTTTCTAACTGATCAGACGGTTCCTGCATCATCCCCTCCTGTTTTCCAAGCGCGCCGGGGTCTGAAACGCCCTCACGAACGGCAACAGATAGAGTCGGGACACAGAAGTGAATTCGTGACGGTCGGAACTAGGAAGCCCCACGTCCAACGTCTCCCGCTTCCCGGGTATGTATAACGTCCCAAACAGCGCATCCCAGACGGCCAGCTTCACCGCAAAGTTCTTGTTCCAATGATGCGCCGCCGCGCTGTGATGAATCTGATGGTGCGCCGGGCTCATGAATACTCGATTCAGGACCGGTCCGTAGGAAAACCAGAGGTGGGAATGCCGTAAGTGGGACCCCAAGATGCCGGAGAGAAACGTGAATATACTGACGCCGAACACCATGGTAATCCGCTGATCCTCCCCCAGGAGGTTCTGGTAAAAGACCGCGGTCATCCCCACGACGGGCGCTTGAACGGCCGCGAAGGTGAGAATCTCGACCGGATGCACCCGAAACGCCGTGACCGGCGTCAGCACCTCTGCGGAATGATGGACCCGATGAAACATCCACAGCAGCGGAATGCGGTGGAACAGCACGTGAGTCCAGTAATTGATAAAGTCGTGCAGCACGAAAAATCCGGCTGCCGCCGCCACGATCCCCGCTGGAGAGAGCACGCTCGGCGGCTTCCATCCCCAACCCCCGACCACAAGCGCCGTCATCGCTTTCGCTCCGAGCAGCCCGATGCCGGTCATGATCGGCATGTACAGCAAGAACTGAAGCACCAGATCGCAGACTCCGAATTGCCAATCGAGCCTCGTCGAGGGGTGCTGATACAGCTGCGCGGGAAACGCAAACTCGCCGAACGATCGGTCCCCTGCTGTTCCGTGGCGCTTGACCGCCGCGAACAGCATCCAGGCGATCACCAGGCTGGACACGAGATACGGCCAAGCAAGAGGGTGCGACAGATCCAGGAACACCGTCGGAATCTGTGAGACTGCCGCGAGCACGTTCGACCACGAGGACACCGCTCCCAACCCGTACTCCGTCGCCCGCTCGACGAACCATGTGATCGCTTCAATCGCCATCGACGCTCAAGCGCTCTTACGCAGTTCCAGAAGCGGTTTGATCAACTGGGGCAAGTCCAGAATGTCGCGCCCGAAATGCAGGCGGTAGCTGTCCGACTGCTGGACCAGTTTCGATAACGCGTGGAACTCACGCCGCGCCACCGCCTGGTCGTAGACCAACATTCCCTGCGGCATAAGCGCTTCCAGCGCCCGGCTCTTCGCCAAGGGTTCCAGGCAGCTGTGCGGCATATCGACCACGTGCGGAAACATGATGATGGCAGGTACGCAGGACGACCCCACGGAATCAGCGTAGAGATCTTCGGCGTAGAAAAACTTCTTGCAGATCCCCTGTTGCAACAGCCCGGCCGGCGCGGTTCTGATCTCCGGAAAGAATTCCACGCTATGGTCGGTGACGTCGATCTTCATCGGGAAGGCCAGGATCTCCATGTGACCGCCGAGATCACGGAGGAGGGGATAGTCATCGGACAGATACCGGAACCCCGAACGAAGCAGGGACAGAAACGCCGTGGTCTTTCCTTGGCCGCTGTAGCCCGGAATCAGTACGCCACGGCCCTGATACTCCAGAGCGGTCGCATGGACCGTGAACAACCCCCGCCGCTTGAGCAGCTCCGTGAGCGCGAAATGAAAGAAACTCGTGCAGACATCCGCGTGCATCGCCTCCGGATTGATAAAATAGCCATCGGCCGTTCCCAGGGCTCCGTCGATCACGAGCAGTCCTTGATCGTGAAAGTCTGCGACCAGCCGGTCCCTGTCCTGAATCACATCACAACGCCAGATGGACCGTAGCGAGTCCCCCATCGACGGCCTGGTCCCGGAAAACAATGTCGTGATCGTCTTCGAGGGTCGATACGGAATATCCGCCCTTGTGCCGACCTCTTCGAAGCGAACCGTCAGGACCGTGTTTCCTGGGGCCGACTCGGCCCGATAATGCCGAAGAAACGCCAGAACTGGCGCGGCCAACGTGATGGACGATGCGTGATAGTGCAGTTCGATCCCGTGGAAGGTGAACACGTAGTCGTGAGCCTGGTTCGCTGCAAACATCTCATACCTCTTCTTGTCGCACATGCCGGCACTACCAGTGGCTGGCCGATCTTCAGCGATCGGCCAGCCGTCGAATCCAAGGTCTAGAGGCAATTAAGTGAATTAATTGTCATTGACCTTATCGCTGAACTTCTCCCGATACTTGTTACCGGTGATGTCGCGCAGCAATGCGTGAATCGTCAGCACAGGCTCCGTATAGGATTCCTTCTGATGAACGTCCATTCGTCTTCACCTCCTTTCCAGTGTTAAGAGTCCCTCGTGACCCAGTTGGGTGACGAGAGCCAGCAGATCGTCGGCGATGCGCTCGGGTGAAGCGTTGTATCTGGCGCACAGCGCCGTATGAATGTCGTGCAGGGATTCGTTTCCCGTACACCGCTCCCACACGGCGGACCCCACGCGATTGAGCGTGTAGTACCGTCCGCTGGTAAAATCCAGCAGCACGGTCTCCCCATCCAAGGTCGTGCCCTGCACATTAGTACTGAGCCGCGGAACCGCCGCCATCAATTCCTGGCGCTTCTGTTGGTTCCCGCGTTCGATTTGCCTCTGCTCCTCCTGACTCAGCAGGCTGCGGGCGGCTTCCGCCAGCTGTTCCGTTCCGGCGGATGCGTCGACCGCAGGCCACTCCGCTTCCCCCCCCTCCACGTTCGGTCTCAAATCGGCAGTAATGAACGGTTGTCTGCTCATGATCGACGTTCCTCCTTTTCCCCCTCGCGCACATCCCATGATCAGCGCGTTCCGTTTCCTTTTTCGCCTCTCCGTGGAGCGTCTGCCCGACTCTTCACGTCGTGCCGCGCGTGGTTCCCGCGCAGAGTAGATCGGCCAAGGCATCACCCATCCGCTGTCCGGTATGATTTTCGAACAGCGTAAATGCCGGACTCGTGTTCACTTCGAAGCAGTAATAGGCGCCGTCCGGTGTACGGCGAAGATCGATCCCGCTCAGACTCAGGCCGATCCCCTTCACGAGATCCAGACACATTGACTGGATCGCCGGAGGCAACTCGACGGCCCGCATGCTGCGACGGTCGCACCCCGCTTCTGCATACCGGTAATCCACAGCATCGGCAATCACCTCGGTGGCGAAGAGTCGTTCCCCGACCGTGTGCACGCGCAGGTCCGTGCCGGGAATCATTTCCTGAAACTGTGTGGGACAATCTCGGATCAGATCGAGACGCGCAAAATCGTCCCGGGTCAGCCGCTTCACGATCGACCGCTCCCCACTGATCGATTTGTAGATGACGCGGCCTCGACACTCCTCGTAAAAGGCACGAGCTGCTTCCGGCACCATCGTCACCAGGGTGTTGGGGACCCGAAACCCATACCGCTCGATCAGCTGCAGCTGATAAGGCTTCGACATATTCGTATGTGATGCCTGTCTTCGGTTCACGACGAGAACGGGCAGACTCTCCGTGAATTCCCACAGGGAGGTGACGGCCATGTACGTGGCCGGCGTCGACGTACCACGACTGGTCATCGCGCGAAGATAGACCGAGTCGATCTCCTCCGCGTGAAGAATCCGGTTTCCCAGGCTGATCCGGTCCAAGGCGCGGCCGTCTTCAATCGACCACGACAGATTCCAGATTCCGCCGTCGGAATCCGGATGGACGAGCATCAATTCAGCGTTCCGGACTGCCAGTCTGGCACAGATGTTGGCCAACACCGGGTCCGCCATCGGCCCCACGAGCAGAATCATAAAAAGCCGGACTCCTCGGTTCAGACAAATAATCGGCGAGACGCCGCACGAGTCGACGCTGCACCGCTCGGGTACAGCGCCAATAGTTGGGGGGGCCGTTTACATCAAGACAGTAGCTCCCTCCGTCAGGAGTGACGACCACTTGGCACTCGGCGAAGGTCAAACCCAACGCGCGGACCAGATCCACACACTGCCCGGTCGGAAGCGCCGGCAGGTCGGCGCCCTGCAAGAACACTTCTTCGTCGGCGTGGAGGATGGTTGCCGCTGCGTCCTCTCCCACGACATAGACGGTCATTCGTTGACCCTGCGGTACGGCCTGGAGCGAAACAGCGTGGCGCTCCATCATGTGACGAATTTGCTCGATCCCGTTCCACCGACAGAGAACGAGTCCCGGCTCCACTGATCCCAACGGCTTGAGGTACGCCCGTTCTCCCCAAGCCGAGAATTGCCGAACGGCATCGGCCTGGCTGGAAGTATAACGGGCGACCGGGAGATCAAACCCATAGGCCCGCGCGATCCGTGAAAGCGCCGCGCTCCCCCCGAGCAGAGCAGGACGTCCCCCCGGTATCGGTCGGTTGACCACGGTGCAGGGAATGCTGTTCAAGAACGCGATCCACGTCGCCGTGGTTTCACGGAGAACGTACTCGCGGTCGTGAGCGGCGAGCTCGTCGAGGACCAGCGGCAACGGGAGGACCCACTGGACGAACACTCCGCGAAGGGTGCTGCACTCGATAGATCGGTCGTCGATGACCAGTGCGCCCGTCATGGTGGGAGAGCCGGCCATGATCGACCAATTCAGCCGGATCCTGTCCAGGAGTTCGGCCCGGGGAATCAGGAGCACGTCCAGTCCACGCCGGCCCAGCTCCGCATGTACGAGTGACGCCCAGGGGTCGGTCGTATCGGCCAGCACCAGCACCACGTTCGAGCGCTCCTCCCATCGGACCGGATCAGCTTCAGGCCGGTCGCAGATAACCCGCAAGGTCTCGCCGACTTTTGAGCAGAGTAGGTCAGTAACCGGATTCTTCCTAGCTCCCTGGAAGCTGGGATAGAGCCCTACTTTGGCAGGTCAGTACTACTGCGTGGAGTGATGGATCGGACCGTCTGGACGAACTTCTTCGCGAAAACTGGAAACATCTGGAAACGGGATGTTCGGCTGGACTGATTGAAAAGACGGCGGGGTGACGGATTGCGGGTCGAGCCTCAACGGCGCGGAGATACGGAAGTCATGCCACGCGTGCAGAGCCTTCAGGCGAAGGCCGTTTCTTCGTCTCGTCCTGTCCCGCCGCAAGCTCGGGATACGAGAAGGTCACCGTGTACTGGCGCCATTGTTCGCTCAGCTCGTGAAACGGTTCCTGATCAAGTGTGAGCCATGCATGGCCATCGAGATTCGAGCCTTCCCTCCTGATCCCACAACAAAAGCGGACGGGGCGGCCGGCCCGCCTGGTCAACCAGTAGAGGGCCAACGCCCGGGGGAAACAGTTGCCTTTGGTATTGTAGGGAAACCGTTCGAGCCAGCGATCCACATAATAGATGCGGAGTTCCAACGTGGAGATGTCGCGACAGCCGGCCTCCGCCCCGCGGTTCAGCAGGTCCAGGACTTGGGGCAGACTTCTCCACCTCAGCAGGAGCCGCACAGTACACAGGAGGAGCCCCACGCCGGCTATGGTCCGGTATTTCGACAGCAGCCGAATCATGATCGACTCAGTGTAGCAGGACGGAGAGGGAAATCCAGCGTTCGCGCCCTGCGCTGACGACATACGGACCGCTCGAGAGCATCTCTCGCGCACTGTTACCCTATGACGAAGCAAAGGTGGGCTCGGGGATCGG
It encodes:
- a CDS encoding PqqD family protein, giving the protein MSRQPFITADLRPNVEGGEAEWPAVDASAGTEQLAEAARSLLSQEEQRQIERGNQQKRQELMAAVPRLSTNVQGTTLDGETVLLDFTSGRYYTLNRVGSAVWERCTGNESLHDIHTALCARYNASPERIADDLLALVTQLGHEGLLTLERR
- a CDS encoding lasso peptide biosynthesis B2 protein, giving the protein MIRLLSKYRTIAGVGLLLCTVRLLLRWRSLPQVLDLLNRGAEAGCRDISTLELRIYYVDRWLERFPYNTKGNCFPRALALYWLTRRAGRPVRFCCGIRREGSNLDGHAWLTLDQEPFHELSEQWRQYTVTFSYPELAAGQDETKKRPSPEGSARVA
- a CDS encoding sterol desaturase family protein; amino-acid sequence: MAIEAITWFVERATEYGLGAVSSWSNVLAAVSQIPTVFLDLSHPLAWPYLVSSLVIAWMLFAAVKRHGTAGDRSFGEFAFPAQLYQHPSTRLDWQFGVCDLVLQFLLYMPIMTGIGLLGAKAMTALVVGGWGWKPPSVLSPAGIVAAAAGFFVLHDFINYWTHVLFHRIPLLWMFHRVHHSAEVLTPVTAFRVHPVEILTFAAVQAPVVGMTAVFYQNLLGEDQRITMVFGVSIFTFLSGILGSHLRHSHLWFSYGPVLNRVFMSPAHHQIHHSAAAHHWNKNFAVKLAVWDALFGTLYIPGKRETLDVGLPSSDRHEFTSVSRLYLLPFVRAFQTPARLENRRG